One stretch of Akkermansia sp. RCC_12PD DNA includes these proteins:
- the bioB gene encoding biotin synthase BioB, protein MSLTSSLLSRVLHGASCTREELIALRREPLEELCRSANTIRKHFCGNVFDLCTIINGRSGRCSENCKYCAQSAHYSTAVEEYPLLSDEALLAGARYNENKGILRYSIVTSGKRLTDADVDQLCASYKNIAARCGISLCASHGLLSKKHCEQLKAAGVTRYHNNLETSRRNFPNICTTHTYDDKIQTIKWAMEAGLEVCSGGIMGLGETWEDRIDMYMDIAALGIKSAPINFLTPIPGTPYADMTPLGEEEQLRIVALVRFIMPDGFVRIAAGRNTMQDHGRKIFMSGANAAISGDMLTTSGVTIREDLAMLAELGYEVRMK, encoded by the coding sequence ATGAGTCTGACATCTTCCCTCCTTTCCAGGGTGCTCCATGGAGCGTCCTGCACCAGAGAAGAACTGATAGCCCTGCGCCGGGAACCGCTGGAAGAATTGTGCCGGTCAGCCAATACCATCCGGAAACATTTCTGCGGAAACGTCTTCGACCTCTGCACCATCATCAACGGACGCAGCGGCAGATGCTCGGAAAACTGCAAGTACTGCGCCCAGTCTGCGCACTATTCCACGGCTGTGGAGGAATACCCCCTGCTGAGCGACGAAGCGTTGCTGGCGGGGGCCAGATATAATGAAAACAAGGGAATCCTCCGCTACTCCATTGTCACCTCCGGAAAAAGGCTGACGGATGCGGACGTGGACCAGCTCTGCGCCAGCTACAAAAACATTGCCGCCCGATGCGGCATTTCCCTGTGCGCCTCCCACGGTCTTCTCTCCAAAAAGCACTGCGAGCAATTGAAAGCGGCGGGCGTCACCCGTTACCATAACAATCTGGAAACCTCCCGCCGCAACTTCCCGAACATCTGCACCACCCACACGTACGACGACAAGATACAGACGATCAAGTGGGCCATGGAAGCCGGTCTGGAAGTATGCAGCGGCGGCATCATGGGGCTGGGAGAAACATGGGAAGACAGAATTGACATGTACATGGACATTGCCGCCCTGGGCATCAAATCCGCTCCCATCAACTTCCTGACCCCCATTCCCGGCACCCCCTATGCGGACATGACTCCGCTGGGGGAAGAAGAACAATTGCGCATCGTGGCACTTGTGCGCTTCATCATGCCGGACGGGTTCGTCCGCATTGCCGCGGGGCGGAACACCATGCAGGACCATGGCCGGAAAATCTTCATGTCCGGGGCCAACGCCGCCATTTCCGGCGACATGCTCACCACCTCCGGAGTAACGATCAGGGAGGATCTGGCCATGCTCGCGGAACTGGGATACGAAGTCCGCATGAAATAA
- the bioA gene encoding adenosylmethionine--8-amino-7-oxononanoate transaminase, with product MNHADWSKKDLEYIWHPCSQMKDYETLPPIVIDHGRGISLYDVDGKRYMDVVSSWWCNLLGHCHPKISQAIKNQLDSLEHVIFANFSHKPAITLCEELMKKIPPGLCKFNFSDNGSASIESAMKMSFQYHYQTGNRRKVRFMSLSDGYHGETLGALSVGGLDLYSELYKPLLLDIVRIPAPDCYRCPKEKKRGCCQAECIDAAQEVFARHGEECAALLVEPLLQGSAGMRMYPPSYLAKLRTLCDSYGVHLIADEIATGFGRTGSMFACDQAGITPDIMCISKGLTGGYMPMSIAITTQKIYDAFYADYREGKAFMHSHTYAGNPLGCSAALAVLKVLDEEQIIPRAQEKAPFFHQLIVDALGDHPHVGEIRYLGLVNAIELVEDRKSRKSFPSERRLGYQIYKEALKQGLLLRPLGDVLYFNPPLVISPEEMQEAVSICAGCIRKVLG from the coding sequence ATGAATCACGCTGACTGGTCAAAAAAAGATCTGGAATACATCTGGCACCCCTGTTCCCAGATGAAGGACTATGAAACGCTGCCCCCCATCGTCATCGACCACGGCCGGGGAATCAGCCTGTACGACGTAGACGGCAAACGCTACATGGACGTCGTCAGTTCCTGGTGGTGCAACCTGCTGGGCCATTGCCATCCCAAAATCAGCCAGGCCATCAAGAACCAGCTTGATTCCTTGGAACACGTCATCTTTGCCAACTTCTCGCACAAGCCCGCCATCACCTTGTGCGAGGAATTGATGAAAAAAATTCCGCCAGGACTTTGCAAATTCAATTTTTCCGACAACGGCTCAGCTTCCATTGAATCGGCGATGAAGATGAGCTTCCAGTACCATTACCAGACAGGCAACCGCCGGAAAGTGCGTTTCATGTCCCTGAGCGACGGCTACCACGGGGAAACCCTGGGCGCCCTGTCCGTCGGTGGCCTGGATCTGTACTCTGAACTCTACAAGCCGCTTCTGCTCGACATCGTGCGCATTCCCGCTCCGGACTGCTACCGCTGTCCCAAAGAAAAAAAACGCGGATGCTGCCAGGCGGAATGCATTGACGCGGCGCAGGAAGTATTCGCGCGCCACGGTGAAGAATGCGCTGCCCTGCTGGTGGAACCCCTGCTCCAGGGATCGGCCGGCATGAGAATGTACCCCCCTTCCTATCTTGCCAAGCTCCGCACCCTGTGCGATTCCTACGGCGTCCATCTCATTGCGGATGAAATCGCCACGGGATTTGGCCGTACAGGCAGCATGTTCGCATGCGACCAAGCGGGAATCACCCCGGACATCATGTGCATCTCCAAGGGGCTGACGGGCGGTTACATGCCCATGTCCATTGCCATCACCACGCAAAAAATCTACGATGCCTTTTATGCGGACTATCGGGAGGGCAAAGCCTTCATGCACAGCCACACCTATGCCGGCAACCCGTTGGGCTGTTCCGCCGCGCTGGCCGTTCTGAAGGTGCTGGATGAAGAACAAATTATTCCCCGTGCACAGGAAAAGGCCCCCTTCTTCCATCAATTGATCGTGGATGCCCTGGGAGATCATCCCCATGTGGGGGAAATCCGCTACTTGGGGCTCGTCAACGCTATCGAACTGGTGGAAGACCGGAAAAGCAGGAAAAGCTTCCCGTCCGAACGGCGTCTGGGTTACCAGATTTACAAGGAAGCCCTCAAACAGGGACTGCTGCTCCGCCCGCTGGGCGACGTGCTGTACTTCAACCCGCCCCTCGTTATCTCTCCGGAAGAGATGCAGGAGGCTGTTTCCATCTGCGCCGGCTGCATCCGGAAAGTGCTGGGATAA
- a CDS encoding GNAT family N-acetyltransferase — protein sequence MKLRLVNVSDVDEAMHAQLRAWRNSDVVSPFFLLDQVTEEQHHAWLKKNIRGENACACVIYADQVPLGLVYLPWFDRDSRQGEIGIYIYNRDFQELRPASFAYEGMIGFAAKELGLKRLCARILENNAKSIHFHERMGFEFSPEDTGECVKNGERKHVLMYVKDL from the coding sequence ATGAAGCTGCGCCTGGTCAATGTGTCCGACGTGGACGAAGCCATGCACGCACAACTCCGTGCATGGCGCAATTCCGATGTGGTCAGCCCTTTTTTTCTGCTGGACCAGGTAACAGAAGAACAGCACCATGCATGGCTGAAGAAAAACATCCGCGGGGAGAATGCCTGCGCCTGCGTGATTTATGCGGACCAGGTCCCGCTCGGGTTGGTGTATTTGCCGTGGTTTGACCGGGATTCCCGTCAGGGCGAAATCGGTATTTATATTTATAACCGGGATTTTCAGGAATTGCGGCCTGCTTCCTTTGCCTATGAAGGGATGATTGGGTTTGCCGCAAAAGAACTCGGTTTGAAACGCCTGTGTGCCCGGATTCTGGAGAATAACGCCAAGTCCATTCATTTTCATGAGCGCATGGGTTTTGAGTTTTCCCCGGAAGATACGGGTGAATGCGTCAAGAACGGGGAGAGGAAACATGTTCTGATGTATGTGAAAGATTTATGA
- a CDS encoding SufD family Fe-S cluster assembly protein, with product MMNQLLNDEQFPAGFLPEWFEARHTQMKERAAQLPEPSRRVESWRFGAPANESLEGFEAASPLDPETLAAIIRDHASMPDALRVVYANGLPVSMPEELPEGLSVMDLEDFVLQYPDLARKHLENMPELLGSDRLAAMNMALQHNGLVIMADREIPRPLEIFHFISGDNVAVFPYTLVITGTGGRLRILERHVSADHGMQFCGALQQHHLSSVSSVKYALVQELNARSRVVELSHITADDSAEMEHLTSHPGAAWARQETVCILTGDEANVRLLSANHLKERKELDQRTYQKHRYRGASSNLFYASVLDDDAASVFSGMILVEEGAHDTSAYQSNRNLILSPQAEANSIPGLEILADRVQCSHGSATSSISPEEIFYLLSRGIPEQTARSMIAQGFLKHALNQFGDETIRTAVEGIVLS from the coding sequence ATGATGAATCAATTGCTCAACGACGAACAATTTCCGGCAGGCTTCCTCCCCGAATGGTTTGAAGCGCGGCACACGCAGATGAAGGAACGGGCCGCACAGCTACCCGAACCTTCCCGCCGCGTGGAATCATGGCGGTTCGGGGCGCCTGCCAACGAATCCCTGGAAGGATTTGAAGCGGCATCCCCCCTGGACCCGGAAACCCTGGCAGCCATCATCAGGGACCATGCCTCCATGCCGGACGCCCTCCGGGTGGTGTATGCCAACGGACTGCCCGTTTCCATGCCGGAGGAACTCCCCGAAGGGCTTTCCGTGATGGATCTGGAAGACTTTGTTCTCCAATACCCGGACCTGGCGCGGAAACATTTGGAAAACATGCCGGAACTGCTCGGCTCCGACCGCCTGGCGGCCATGAACATGGCCCTCCAGCACAACGGACTGGTCATCATGGCGGACCGGGAAATCCCCCGGCCTCTGGAAATCTTCCACTTCATCTCCGGAGACAACGTGGCTGTCTTCCCCTACACACTGGTCATCACGGGAACCGGCGGCCGCCTCCGCATTCTGGAACGCCATGTCAGCGCGGATCACGGCATGCAGTTCTGCGGCGCCCTGCAACAACACCATCTTTCTTCCGTTTCCTCCGTCAAATACGCCCTGGTTCAGGAACTCAATGCCCGGTCACGGGTTGTGGAACTCAGCCACATCACGGCAGACGATTCCGCGGAAATGGAACACCTCACCAGCCATCCCGGCGCGGCATGGGCCAGGCAGGAAACGGTCTGCATCCTTACGGGAGACGAAGCCAACGTGCGCCTGCTCTCCGCCAATCATCTGAAGGAACGCAAGGAACTGGACCAAAGAACCTACCAAAAGCACCGCTACCGCGGAGCCTCCAGCAACCTGTTTTACGCCAGCGTGCTGGACGACGACGCCGCCAGCGTTTTCAGCGGCATGATCCTGGTGGAAGAGGGAGCGCACGATACCAGCGCCTACCAAAGCAACCGCAACCTGATCCTCAGCCCGCAGGCGGAAGCCAACTCCATTCCCGGCCTGGAAATTCTTGCAGACCGGGTGCAATGCTCCCACGGTTCCGCCACATCGTCCATCTCCCCGGAAGAAATCTTCTATCTTCTTTCACGCGGCATTCCGGAACAAACGGCGCGCAGCATGATCGCCCAGGGCTTCCTGAAACACGCGCTGAACCAGTTCGGAGACGAAACCATACGCACCGCCGTAGAAGGCATTGTCCTGTCCTGA
- a CDS encoding DUF5009 domain-containing protein codes for MVRRLVHSPWSCEVYGTTFVSGKDTHKEIMTELLGFRGKQEKRKPFFLSGRGKDWTPDFRIGNIAMDSAPDTRPQRIAAIDALRGFDMFFLTGGLALVVAGINLFYEKSPAWLLKHAAHVQWEGFAAWDLVMPLFLFIVGTAMPFSFGRRIGSEPVWKIYFKVIKRVVVLFLLGMVVQGNLLSFEPDKMSLYCNTLQAIASGYLIAAICLLNLSIRWQVAATAILLAAYWLVMKFVPFSDPAVGSCAAGVLEPDRNVALLVDKYLMGPWQDGTNYAWILGQFGFGAMTMLGLLGGQMLKQIQGHGKKLLCLAAAGLACLALGYFWSLDFPMIKKLFTSSMVLWAAGWCYLFLALFYVLTDVLRLNWLTFFFSVIGSNAIFVYMWTEVCPPTRNFSRVLFTGFSECFGDGRQFVFYLCNYALIWGVLYYLYKNRTFIKV; via the coding sequence ATGGTCCGCCGGCTTGTTCATTCCCCGTGGTCATGTGAAGTCTATGGTACCACGTTTGTTTCCGGGAAGGATACGCACAAGGAGATCATGACAGAGTTGCTTGGTTTCCGCGGAAAACAGGAAAAGAGAAAGCCGTTTTTTCTTTCCGGAAGAGGGAAAGATTGGACGCCTGATTTCCGTATTGGGAATATTGCCATGGATTCAGCACCTGATACCCGGCCGCAGAGGATCGCCGCCATTGATGCACTGCGAGGTTTCGACATGTTTTTTTTAACCGGGGGGCTGGCTCTTGTCGTTGCCGGCATCAACCTGTTTTATGAGAAGAGCCCCGCATGGCTGCTGAAACATGCCGCGCACGTCCAGTGGGAGGGGTTTGCGGCCTGGGATCTGGTGATGCCGCTTTTCCTGTTCATTGTGGGTACGGCCATGCCGTTTTCCTTTGGTCGGCGCATCGGTTCGGAACCCGTATGGAAGATTTATTTCAAGGTAATTAAACGGGTGGTGGTGCTGTTTTTGCTGGGAATGGTGGTGCAGGGCAACCTGCTGAGTTTTGAGCCGGACAAGATGTCGCTGTACTGCAATACTCTTCAGGCCATTGCTTCAGGCTATCTGATTGCGGCCATCTGCCTGCTGAATTTGTCCATACGCTGGCAGGTGGCGGCCACGGCCATTCTGCTGGCCGCCTACTGGCTGGTGATGAAGTTTGTTCCTTTCTCCGATCCTGCCGTTGGGTCGTGCGCAGCGGGAGTTCTGGAACCCGACAGGAATGTGGCCCTGCTTGTGGACAAGTACCTAATGGGGCCCTGGCAGGACGGCACGAATTACGCGTGGATTCTGGGACAGTTCGGTTTTGGGGCCATGACCATGCTTGGATTGCTGGGCGGCCAGATGTTAAAGCAGATCCAGGGGCACGGGAAAAAGCTGCTCTGTCTGGCTGCCGCCGGGCTGGCCTGTCTGGCGCTGGGGTATTTCTGGAGCCTTGATTTCCCCATGATCAAGAAGTTGTTCACCAGTTCCATGGTTTTGTGGGCCGCCGGCTGGTGCTATCTGTTTCTGGCCCTGTTTTACGTGCTGACGGATGTTCTGAGGCTTAACTGGCTGACGTTCTTTTTCTCCGTTATAGGGAGCAATGCCATTTTCGTGTACATGTGGACGGAGGTGTGCCCGCCCACGCGCAATTTTTCGCGCGTGCTTTTTACCGGATTCAGCGAGTGTTTCGGCGACGGGCGGCAGTTCGTTTTTTATTTATGCAATTACGCCCTGATCTGGGGCGTCCTGTATTATCTGTATAAAAACCGGACGTTCATCAAGGTATAG
- the rffA gene encoding dTDP-4-amino-4,6-dideoxygalactose transaminase — protein sequence MNIPFNQPHEHGPELDYIRDAIHCAHLSGDGKYTRKCHELLVERTGAKKALLVHSGTAALEMAALLIGCRPGDEIIMPSYTFVSTANAFVLRGAVPVFVDIRPDTQNIDETLIEAAITERTRAICVVHYAGVACEMDTIMDIAHRHHLYVIEDAAQGVGSSYKGRKLGSIGHLGCYSFHETKNVICGEGGALLVNDSAFMERAEIIREKGTNRSKFFRGQVDKYTWVDVGSSYLPGEMTAAYLYAQLEHGREINGERLKWWNMYHQALEPLEKAGMLKRPRIPEDCVHNAHMYYVLLNSLEERTSLIAKLAEGGIKAVFHYIPLHSAPAGVKFGRTSGSMECTDRTSDTLLRLPLYYDLGAEGCRRVLKAGFGMEGAPES from the coding sequence ATGAATATTCCTTTTAACCAACCTCATGAGCACGGTCCCGAGCTGGATTATATTCGGGATGCCATCCATTGTGCCCATTTGTCCGGAGATGGCAAATACACCCGGAAGTGCCATGAGTTACTCGTAGAGCGCACAGGCGCCAAAAAAGCGCTTCTCGTCCATTCCGGAACCGCCGCCTTGGAAATGGCCGCCCTGCTGATTGGCTGCAGGCCCGGAGACGAGATCATCATGCCCTCCTATACGTTTGTGTCCACCGCAAACGCCTTCGTTCTGCGCGGCGCGGTGCCGGTGTTCGTGGATATCAGGCCGGATACCCAGAATATTGACGAGACGCTGATTGAAGCGGCCATTACGGAGCGGACGCGGGCCATTTGCGTGGTTCACTACGCGGGCGTGGCGTGCGAGATGGATACCATCATGGATATCGCCCATAGGCATCATCTGTACGTGATTGAAGATGCGGCCCAGGGCGTGGGTTCCTCCTACAAGGGGCGCAAGCTGGGGTCTATCGGACATTTGGGGTGTTATAGCTTCCACGAGACCAAAAACGTCATTTGCGGCGAGGGTGGAGCCCTGCTGGTGAATGATTCCGCATTCATGGAACGGGCGGAGATTATCCGGGAGAAAGGAACGAACCGTTCCAAGTTTTTCCGGGGACAGGTGGACAAGTACACCTGGGTGGACGTAGGGTCCTCCTATCTTCCCGGAGAGATGACGGCCGCCTATCTGTATGCCCAGCTGGAACATGGACGGGAGATCAACGGTGAGCGGCTGAAATGGTGGAACATGTACCATCAGGCCCTGGAGCCGCTGGAAAAGGCGGGTATGCTGAAACGCCCCCGCATTCCGGAGGATTGCGTGCATAACGCTCATATGTATTACGTTCTCCTCAATTCCCTGGAGGAGCGCACCAGCCTGATCGCCAAACTGGCGGAGGGGGGCATCAAGGCCGTGTTCCATTATATTCCGCTTCATTCCGCTCCGGCAGGCGTTAAATTCGGGCGTACCTCCGGCAGCATGGAGTGCACGGACCGTACCAGTGATACCCTGCTCAGGCTGCCCTTGTATTATGACTTGGGCGCGGAGGGCTGCCGCCGCGTGTTGAAAGCCGGTTTCGGCATGGAAGGAGCGCCGGAGTCATGA
- a CDS encoding glycosyltransferase family 2 protein yields MTDPQIQLSMAATVYCTGEYLAEFCSRCFSAARAAGYDPDRTEVVLVNDGCPRDGLERALAEREKDRRVRVVDLSRNFGHHLAMYVACEEARGERIFLIDSDLEESPEWLADFSREMDDTGADVVYGVQERRKGGFFEAVSGELFYTLFNLLSDQQITKNMVTARLMSAQFVREMLKFQDREPFFFGLCVATGFRQVPCTVKKASSSPTTYTFRKKMALAINSVVSYSAKPLVYISYFGLAVTLVAMLYVAWILGRQLLYNVAPTGWASSVASVWLVGGFILMSLGVIGIYISKIYTETKHRPSVIVARRYE; encoded by the coding sequence ATGACTGATCCGCAGATTCAATTGTCCATGGCGGCCACCGTGTACTGCACGGGGGAGTATTTGGCGGAGTTCTGTTCCCGCTGTTTTTCTGCCGCCCGTGCGGCTGGTTACGATCCGGACCGGACGGAAGTGGTGCTGGTGAATGATGGCTGCCCCAGGGACGGGCTGGAACGGGCTCTGGCGGAGCGCGAGAAGGACCGGAGGGTGCGGGTGGTGGATTTGTCCCGCAATTTTGGGCATCATCTGGCCATGTATGTGGCTTGCGAGGAAGCCCGTGGGGAGAGGATATTCCTGATTGACAGCGATCTGGAGGAATCGCCCGAATGGCTGGCGGATTTTTCCAGGGAAATGGACGACACGGGGGCGGATGTAGTGTATGGCGTGCAGGAGAGAAGGAAGGGAGGCTTTTTTGAGGCCGTGTCCGGTGAATTGTTTTATACCTTGTTCAATCTGCTTTCCGACCAGCAGATCACGAAGAATATGGTTACAGCGCGTCTGATGAGTGCCCAGTTCGTGCGTGAGATGTTGAAGTTTCAGGACAGGGAACCTTTCTTTTTCGGTCTGTGCGTTGCCACCGGATTCCGGCAGGTGCCGTGCACGGTGAAGAAGGCTTCCTCCTCCCCTACGACTTATACGTTCCGCAAGAAGATGGCGCTGGCGATCAATTCCGTGGTTTCCTACAGTGCCAAGCCTCTGGTGTATATTTCCTATTTCGGGCTGGCGGTGACTTTGGTAGCCATGCTGTATGTTGCATGGATTCTGGGGCGGCAGTTGCTGTATAATGTGGCGCCAACGGGCTGGGCATCCTCCGTGGCTTCCGTCTGGCTGGTTGGCGGCTTTATTCTGATGAGTCTGGGCGTCATTGGCATCTACATTTCCAAAATTTACACGGAAACCAAGCACAGGCCTTCCGTGATTGTGGCCCGGCGTTATGAATGA
- a CDS encoding EamA family transporter, with protein sequence MNEGGYIGLTLFSVFMASCSQVILKKSAMNERLSGFSYFVNRATVSAYAIFLACSLLTFYCLSHLPMVTVNVLECSAYVYILFFDRIFFGKSVTLRKVVGNLLIITGIIVCLNR encoded by the coding sequence ATGAATGAGGGGGGTTATATCGGCCTGACCTTGTTTTCCGTCTTTATGGCGTCCTGTTCCCAGGTGATTTTGAAAAAGTCCGCCATGAATGAGCGGCTGTCCGGTTTTTCCTATTTCGTGAACCGGGCTACTGTGTCTGCGTATGCCATTTTCTTGGCGTGCAGCCTGCTGACATTTTACTGCCTTTCCCATCTGCCGATGGTTACGGTCAATGTGTTGGAATGCTCCGCTTACGTGTATATCCTTTTTTTTGACCGCATTTTTTTCGGAAAGTCGGTGACGCTGCGCAAGGTGGTAGGAAACCTGCTGATCATTACCGGCATTATTGTCTGCCTGAACCGTTGA
- a CDS encoding SprT-like domain-containing protein — MTTGNEQAGGPSCFREIEAYARLKLDEYGLHDWQFGWDRARRRLGVCRLQEKSITLSIHFVRANLEAPHEIRDTVLHEIAHALAWVRHGERTHGPLWKRICREIGAVPRAAARQDAIRVTTYKYILRLKTTGEIVAKYHRRPAFAKHLKRLALKNRPETLGQLALEPYENE; from the coding sequence ATGACCACGGGGAATGAACAAGCCGGCGGACCATCCTGCTTCCGGGAGATAGAAGCCTATGCCCGTTTGAAACTGGATGAATACGGGCTGCATGACTGGCAATTCGGGTGGGACCGGGCACGGAGGAGGCTGGGCGTATGCCGCCTTCAGGAAAAAAGCATTACTCTTTCCATCCATTTCGTCCGTGCCAACCTGGAGGCGCCTCATGAAATCCGGGACACCGTCCTGCATGAAATAGCTCATGCCCTGGCGTGGGTCCGCCATGGGGAACGTACCCATGGCCCGTTGTGGAAACGCATCTGCCGGGAAATAGGAGCCGTTCCGCGCGCCGCGGCCAGACAGGACGCCATCCGCGTCACCACGTACAAATACATTCTTCGTCTGAAAACAACGGGGGAAATCGTAGCCAAATACCATCGCCGCCCTGCCTTCGCCAAACACCTCAAGCGCCTGGCGTTGAAAAACCGCCCGGAAACGCTGGGACAACTGGCTTTGGAACCTTATGAAAACGAATAA